A portion of the Cydia strobilella chromosome 5, ilCydStro3.1, whole genome shotgun sequence genome contains these proteins:
- the LOC134741588 gene encoding uncharacterized protein LOC134741588 isoform X1, with protein sequence MPASGFDLYNVQDARNNFDAMRPTPICTDANQFVGQCQKIHISTNCYYGYHEPKRPQNIEAATDCEMVEASRDDANSPPHNHGRKRSADDGNHHQIKRPRPEMQREKSNEPETNENMKMDRSQEELLETLYWNIHGGNFVDLLQCLGHVQVE encoded by the exons ATGCCGGCCAGCGGCTTCGATTTGTATAACGTGCAAGACGCCAGAAATAATTTTGATGCAATGCGACCTACTCCAATTTGTACTGATGCCAATCAATTTGTGGGACAATGTCAGAAAATTCACATATCGACGAATTGCTACTACGGATACCATGAGCCGAAACGACCACAAAATATTGAAGCGGCAACCGATTGCGAAATGGTGGAGGCCTCGCGTGATGATGCAAATTCACCGCCACACAACCACGGTAGAAAACGCAGCGCAGACGACGGCAATCACCATCAAATCAAGCGACCCCGACCAG AGATGCAAAGAGAGAAAAGCAATGAACCCGAGACAAATGAGAACATGAAAATGGACAGAAGTCAAGAAGAACTGTTGGAGACGTTATATTGGAATATACACGGAGGGAACTTTGTTGATTTATTGCAGTGTTTGGGACATGTACAAGTGGAATAG
- the LOC134741588 gene encoding uncharacterized protein LOC134741588 isoform X2, whose protein sequence is MPASGFDLYNVQDARNNFDAMRPTPICTDANQFVGQCQKIHISTNCYYGYHEPKRPQNIEAATDCEMVEASRDDANSPPHNHGRKRSADDGNHHQIKRPRPEGMGPSTSNYNPCLLRPTHNNPDISRCLMVHMI, encoded by the exons ATGCCGGCCAGCGGCTTCGATTTGTATAACGTGCAAGACGCCAGAAATAATTTTGATGCAATGCGACCTACTCCAATTTGTACTGATGCCAATCAATTTGTGGGACAATGTCAGAAAATTCACATATCGACGAATTGCTACTACGGATACCATGAGCCGAAACGACCACAAAATATTGAAGCGGCAACCGATTGCGAAATGGTGGAGGCCTCGCGTGATGATGCAAATTCACCGCCACACAACCACGGTAGAAAACGCAGCGCAGACGACGGCAATCACCATCAAATCAAGCGACCCCGACCAG AGGGTATGGGGCCATCAACTTCCAACTACAACCCATGTTTACTGCGTCCAACCCACAACAACCCAGACATATCTCGTTGTCTCATGGTCCATATGATCTAA
- the LOC134741576 gene encoding proton-coupled zinc antiporter SLC30A9, mitochondrial isoform X2, translated as MVLLSSFTVKSFYRKLGRQCTNFKHVHTFCAGSLRYDAKTLPAETRKSARYFTTSFRFYDKSETKKDIIQGENNKKPQKLIVQKPQGSISVKAETDEDSTVTKLTIQKVQAQGSKETAPPPVKKRLLIDFSASYTERNFITPMRAMTEYLLKQSDLESLPKVLRRSPYEAEPPITVYYRKDVEAKAIEVWGSKEALDKELLRRELDRRRYEQDVFTVKRRLRNYRREMSHKKDDEESGLKTRSGRVVLTAIGINGCNFLFKLCAWCYTGSHSLFSECIHSLADTVNQLILAYGIHKSVQMADPDHPYGYTNMRYVSSLISGVGIFCVGSGLSFYHGVTGILDPQPLHDFYWAYFVLGGAVVSEGATLMVALNSLRKGAKEADTPLYEYIMRSSDPSVNVVLLEDTAAVAGVVVAASCMAVSQYTGNPLPDAVGSILVGTILGGVASFIILSNVGALVGRSIPQEQLDEINSVLERDFMIRAIHDVKGIDIGSNLIRYKAEVDFDGRALTRSYLEKHDLNALLEDMKKIQTIDDVEAFLLKHGENIVDMLGGEIDRIELKLRKKFPQVRHCDLEIL; from the exons atggttttactGTCTTCATTTACTGTTAAATCATTTTATAGAAAACTTGGTAGACAGTgtacaaattttaaacatgtacACACATTCTGTGCTGGATCTTTACGTTATGATGCGAAGACTTTGCCAGCTGAAACTAGGAAGTCGGCAAGATATTTCACTACTTCTTTTCGTTTCTACGATAAAAGCGAAACGAAGAAAGATATAATCCAAggcgaaaataataaaaaaccacAAAAACTCATAGTTCAGAAACCTCAAGGAAGTATAAGCGTGAAAGCTGAAACAGATGAAGATAGTACTGTTACGAAACTTACTATACAGAAGGTCCAAGCTCAAGGCTCTAAGGAGACTGCTCCTCCACCTG TAAAAAAACGGCTCCTGATAGACTTCTCAGCTTCATATACTGAACGTAACTTTATAACACCCATGAGAGCCATGACGGAATACTTGTTGAAGCAATCAGACTTAGAGTCCCTACCGAAGGTATTGAGGAGATCTCCATATGAGGCAGAACCACCCATAACTGTGTATTACAGAAAGGATGTTGAAGCAAAGGCTATTGAG gTTTGGGGTTCAAAAGAAGCACTAGATAAAGAGTTATTGAGAAGAGAATTAGATAGAAGAAGATATGAACAAG atgtATTTACTGTCAAGAGGCGATTAAGGAATTATAGGAGGGAAATGAGCCATAAAAAAGATGATGAGGAATCTGGGTTGAAGACTCGATCTGGCCGGGTGGTGTTGACCGCAATAGGAAT aAACGGTTGCAACTTCTTGTTCAAACTGTGTGCATGGTGCTACACTGGATCGCACAGCCTGTTCTCCGAGTGCATCCACTCGCTAGCCGACACGGTCAACCAACTTATCCTGGCCTATGGAATACACAAATCTGTCCAG ATGGCCGATCCGGACCACCCGTACGGGTACACGAACATGCGGTACGTGTCGTCTCTCATATCCGGAGTGGGTATTTTCTGCGTGGGCAGTGGACTGTCCTTTTATCACGGCGTCACGGGAATTCTGGACCCCCAGCCGCTCCATGACTTTTACTGG GCTTACTTCGTGTTAGGCGGGGCAGTAGTTTCTGAAGGTGCAACTTTAATGGTTGCTCTGAACTCTTTGCGGAAAGGAGCGAAGGAAGCTGACACCCCGCTATATGAATACA TAATGCGCAGTTCGGACCCGTCGGTGAACGTGGTGCTGCTCGAGGACACGGCGGCCGTGGCGGGCGTCGTGGTGGCCGCGTCGTGCATGGCCGTCTCGCAGTACACGGGCAACCCGCTACCCGACGCCGTCGGCAGCATCCTCGTCGGCACCATCCTGGGCGGCGTGGCGTCCTTTATTATACTCAGCAACGTGGGCGCGCTGGTCGGCAG ATCAATCCCTCAAGAACAGTTGGACGAAATCAATAGTGTCTTAGAAAGAGATTTCATGATTCGTGCCATTCATGACGTCAAGGGCATCGATATAGGAAGCAATCTGATTCGGTACAAG GCTGAGGTGGATTTCGACGGCAGAGCACTTACAAGATCTTATTTAGAGAAACACGACTTAAATGCGTTATTAGAG GATATGAAGAAGATACAAACAATCGATGATGTAGAAGCATTCTTGTTGAAGCACGGAGAAAATATAGTGGACATGTTGGGCGGAGAAATTGACAGAATCGAGCTCAAGTTAAGG aaaaagTTTCCACAAGTGCGGCATTGCGACTTAGAGATACTTTAA
- the LOC134741576 gene encoding proton-coupled zinc antiporter SLC30A9, mitochondrial isoform X1 codes for MVLLSSFTVKSFYRKLGRQCTNFKHVHTFCAGSLRYDAKTLPAETRKSARYFTTSFRFYDKSETKKDIIQGENNKKPQKLIVQKPQGSISVKAETDEDSTVTKLTIQKVQAQGSKETAPPPVKKRLLIDFSASYTERNFITPMRAMTEYLLKQSDLESLPKVLRRSPYEAEPPITVYYRKDVEAKAIEVWGSKEALDKELLRRELDRRRYEQDVFTVKRRLRNYRREMSHKKDDEESGLKTRSGRVVLTAIGINGCNFLFKLCAWCYTGSHSLFSECIHSLADTVNQLILAYGIHKSVQMADPDHPYGYTNMRYVSSLISGVGIFCVGSGLSFYHGVTGILDPQPLHDFYWAYFVLGGAVVSEGATLMVALNSLRKGAKEADTPLYEYIMRSSDPSVNVVLLEDTAAVAGVVVAASCMAISQYTGNPLPDAVGSILVGTILGGVASFIILSNVGALVGRYLSLLCCSLYRVRIDLAVHGQPATRRRRQHPRRHHPGRRGVLYYTQQRGRAGRQVP; via the exons atggttttactGTCTTCATTTACTGTTAAATCATTTTATAGAAAACTTGGTAGACAGTgtacaaattttaaacatgtacACACATTCTGTGCTGGATCTTTACGTTATGATGCGAAGACTTTGCCAGCTGAAACTAGGAAGTCGGCAAGATATTTCACTACTTCTTTTCGTTTCTACGATAAAAGCGAAACGAAGAAAGATATAATCCAAggcgaaaataataaaaaaccacAAAAACTCATAGTTCAGAAACCTCAAGGAAGTATAAGCGTGAAAGCTGAAACAGATGAAGATAGTACTGTTACGAAACTTACTATACAGAAGGTCCAAGCTCAAGGCTCTAAGGAGACTGCTCCTCCACCTG TAAAAAAACGGCTCCTGATAGACTTCTCAGCTTCATATACTGAACGTAACTTTATAACACCCATGAGAGCCATGACGGAATACTTGTTGAAGCAATCAGACTTAGAGTCCCTACCGAAGGTATTGAGGAGATCTCCATATGAGGCAGAACCACCCATAACTGTGTATTACAGAAAGGATGTTGAAGCAAAGGCTATTGAG gTTTGGGGTTCAAAAGAAGCACTAGATAAAGAGTTATTGAGAAGAGAATTAGATAGAAGAAGATATGAACAAG atgtATTTACTGTCAAGAGGCGATTAAGGAATTATAGGAGGGAAATGAGCCATAAAAAAGATGATGAGGAATCTGGGTTGAAGACTCGATCTGGCCGGGTGGTGTTGACCGCAATAGGAAT aAACGGTTGCAACTTCTTGTTCAAACTGTGTGCATGGTGCTACACTGGATCGCACAGCCTGTTCTCCGAGTGCATCCACTCGCTAGCCGACACGGTCAACCAACTTATCCTGGCCTATGGAATACACAAATCTGTCCAG ATGGCCGATCCGGACCACCCGTACGGGTACACGAACATGCGGTACGTGTCGTCTCTCATATCCGGAGTGGGTATTTTCTGCGTGGGCAGTGGACTGTCCTTTTATCACGGCGTCACGGGAATTCTGGACCCCCAGCCGCTCCATGACTTTTACTGG GCTTACTTCGTGTTAGGCGGGGCAGTAGTTTCTGAAGGTGCAACTTTAATGGTTGCTCTGAACTCTTTGCGGAAAGGAGCGAAGGAAGCTGACACCCCGCTATATGAATACA TAATGCGCAGTTCGGACCCGTCGGTGAACGTGGTGCTGCTCGAGGACACGGCGGCCGTGGCGGGCGTCGTGGTGGCCGCGTCGTGCATGGCC ATCTCGCAGTACACGGGCAACCCGCTACCCGACGCCGTCGGCAGCATCCTCGTCGGCACCATCCTGGGCGGCGTGGCGTCCTTTATTATACTCAGCAACGTGGGCGCGCTGGTCGGCAGGTACCTTAGTCTCTTGTGCTGTAGCTTATACAGAGTGAGGATAGATCTCGCAGTACACGGGCAACCCGCTACCCGACGCCGTCGGCAGCATCCTCGTCGGCACCATCCTGGGCGGCGTGGCGTCCTTTATTATACTCAGCAACGTGGGCGCGCTGGTCGGCAGGTACCTTAG